AACTTGTTTTAAAACGTTTGAGTTAAAAGCTCCACATAAACCTCTGTTAGAAGCTAATGCTACAATTAATACTTTATTTACTTCGCGCTGCTCTGAATATTTACCAGCTGCATCACCAGTAAGAGAACCGCTTAAGTTTTGTATTAATTCAGTAAGTTTTTCGGCATAAGGGCGCATGGCAGTAATAGCATCTTGAGCGCGTTTTAATTTAGCAGCAGAAACCATTTTCATCGCAGATGTAATTTGCATCGTAGATGAAACTGAACTAATTCTATTACGTATTTCCTTTAAGTTTGCCATTTTATAACTTGTAATTTAGGAGTAGGAGTTAGGAGTTATTGCTAACTCCTATCCTAGATTAATTAATATTTTGATGCAATTTCTTTAGCAGCTTGGTCTAAAACAGAAGTTAACTCGTCTGTATATTTACCAGCTTTTAAAGCGTTTAATGTATCTTTATGTTTTGCGTTTAAGTACTCGATATAATCGTTTTCGAATTCTTTAACTTTATCTACCGGTACATTTCTTAATAAGTTTTTAGTACCTGCATAAATAATTGCAATTTGATTTTCAACAGCATACGGATCATTTACTTTTTGTTTCAAAATTTCAACGTTACGTTTACCTTTTTCAATTACGTTTAAAGTTGCAGCATCTAAGTCAGAACCAAATTTAGCGAAAGCTTCAAGCTCACGGTATTGTGCTTGGTCTAATTTTAAAGTACCAGAAACTTTTTTCATTGATTTAATTTGTGCGTTACCACCAACACGAGATACAGAAATACCTACGTTAATTGCAGGACGAACACCCGAGTTAAATAAATCTGACTCTAAGAAAATTTGTCCGTCTGTAATTGAAATTACGTTTGTTGGGATATATGCAGAAACGTCACCAGCTTGAGTTTCGATAATTGGTAAAGCAGTTAAAGAACCTCCACCTTTTACGATACCTTTAATTGAATCTGGTAAATCGTTCATGTTTTGTGCGATTGAATCGTCAGCGATAATTTTAGCCGCACGCTCTAATAAACGAGAGTGAAGGTAGAAAACGTCACCTGGGTAAGCTTCACGTCCTGGTGGTCTTCTTAAAATTAATGACATTTCACGGTAAGCTACTGCTTGTTTAGATAAATCATCATAAACAATTAATGCAGGACGACCTGTGTCACGGAAATATTCACCAATTGCAGCACCTGCCATTGGAGCGTAAACTTGCATTGGAGCAGGATCAGAAGCATTAGCAGCAACAATAATTGTATACGCCATAGCACCTTTTTCTTCTAAAGTTTTAGCAATATTTGCAACTGTAGAAGCTTTTTGACCTACTGCAACATAAATACAGAATACTGGTTTACCAGCATCGTAAAATTCTTTTTGATTTAAAATGGTATCAATACAAACAGTTGTTTTACCAGTTTGACGGTCACCAATAACCAACTCACGCTGTCCGCGACCAACTGGAATCATAGCGTCAATAGCTTTAATACCTGTTTGCATTGGCTCAGTAACAGGT
This genomic window from Flavobacterium agricola contains:
- the atpA gene encoding F0F1 ATP synthase subunit alpha, whose protein sequence is MAEIKPAEISAILKKQLSGFESGATLEEVGTVLQVGDGIARVYGLSNAQYGELVQFDNGLEAIVLNLEEDNVGVVLLGPSAGVKEGSTVKRLNKIASLKVGEQMVGRVVNTLGQPIDGKGPIGGDLYEMPLERKAPGVIFRQPVTEPMQTGIKAIDAMIPVGRGQRELVIGDRQTGKTTVCIDTILNQKEFYDAGKPVFCIYVAVGQKASTVANIAKTLEEKGAMAYTIIVAANASDPAPMQVYAPMAGAAIGEYFRDTGRPALIVYDDLSKQAVAYREMSLILRRPPGREAYPGDVFYLHSRLLERAAKIIADDSIAQNMNDLPDSIKGIVKGGGSLTALPIIETQAGDVSAYIPTNVISITDGQIFLESDLFNSGVRPAINVGISVSRVGGNAQIKSMKKVSGTLKLDQAQYRELEAFAKFGSDLDAATLNVIEKGKRNVEILKQKVNDPYAVENQIAIIYAGTKNLLRNVPVDKVKEFENDYIEYLNAKHKDTLNALKAGKYTDELTSVLDQAAKEIASKY